The Bradyrhizobium betae genomic interval CGCAAGCGATTGCGCGGACTGGACGAAGCCCCTGGAGCGTTCGGTATATTTGTCGATATTCATATCTTTTCTTTCCCTCGGCCTGCCCATGGAGCCCACTCAGGCACTCCAAACGGCATCTTCATTGGGTTTCCGCCGGCCATGTTGACGCTGGTCAACCGGCAGTGGTCGTTATCAGCCGGCGCTGGCGTCGGCCTGACCCAAATGTGGGAAGCGTGGCCGCGGATCGGAAGAGGCGAGTTCACAATTTCGTGCGCGGATTCGCGTGCTTGGCGCCACCGGGGCGAATCCCCTAAGTAGCGTCATGACAGCCAGCCAGACCGCCGAAATCACCGGCCTTTACCGCTACCCGATCAAGGGGCTGACGCCGGAGCCTTTACCCCGCGTCCCGTTGCGGGCCGGCCAGACCCTGCCCGCCGACCGCCGCTACGCCATCGAGAACGGCCCGAGCGGGTTCGATCCCGAACAGCCCCAATGGAAGCCGAAGATCCAGTTCCTGATGCTGGCGCGCAATGAGCGGCTGGCGTCCCTCGACAGCCGGTTCGAGGACGCCACCAACCGCCTGACCATCCGGAAGGACGGCCAGATCGTCGCCAGCGGCGATCTGGAGACCTCCGCCGGGCGCGCCGCCCTCGAGGATTACTTCCGCGAGAATTTTCAGCCGGAGCTGAAGGGACCGCCAAAGATCCTGTCAGGACGCGACCACAGTTTTTCCGACGTCGCCCGCAAGGTCGTGTCCATCATCAATATCGGCAGCGTTCGCGCCATCGAGACCATGCTCGGCGCCGCCGTGCATCCGCTGCGCTTCCGCGGCAATCTCTACGTGAAAGGCTGGCCGGCCTGGTCCGAGCTCGACCTCGTCGGCCAGACGCTCGCGATCGGCCAGGCCCGGCTGAAGGTGGTCAAGCGCATCGTCCGCTGCCTGGCCGTCAACGTCGACCCCGAGACCGCCGTGCGCGATCTCGAGATTCCGCCGACGCTCTCGCGCAATCTCGGTCATATGGATTGCGGCATCTATGCCGAGGTGATCGCCGATGGCGAGATTGGCTTGGGGGATGCAGTGGCGGTGGAAGAGCCGAGATTGGTTTGAGCTGCGGTAGGGTGGGTTAGCCCTGCAGATGCGCAAAGCGCATCTGCTCGGCGTAACCCACCACGTCTGTCGACGCGAAAGCAGAAGAGGTGGGTTACGCCCGCGGATCGCGCTTCGCGCGGCCGCGAGCTAACCCACCCTACTTGCCTGCAACGTCAGTTCGGCATCACATACGCATAGATCCGGCCACGCGAGACCGGCGCCTCGCGGACACGGTTACCGTTGTTGCCGGAGATCATGATCGGATTTCCCTGCGCATCGACGCCGGTGATGATGCCAACATGACCGCCGCGGCGGCCGCGCGACATCACCGCGATGGCGCCGACCTGCGGGCCGGAGACACGGGTGCCGTAACGCGCGAACGAATTCGCCATGTCCGATCCGGTGCCATGGTGGCCGGTCTTCTCGAGCACCATGTTCATGAAGCGCGCGCACCACAGGCTGCCGCGCCCGGTCGGATTGCCGCCGACATAACGCCGAGCCTCGGACACGAGACCCGATCCACCGCCGAAGCCAGCGCTTGCAGCCATGCCGCTGTTGGCCATGCCGCCGCTGTTGGCGTTCGGATTGTAGCTGGCCTGGGTGTCCGCGAAGCCGCTCGCCTGCATCTGCGCTGCGCTTCGCTCGAAGCGCGAGCTGCGGGCATGGTGGCGATAATGATGATATCTGGCGTGATGCACGTGAGCGTGCCGCTCCGCGCTATGACGATGATGCGGCCGTGCCGAGGCCGGAGAGGAAAACGCGGCGACCGCCGCGAAGAAGAACGCCAGCGCGACAACACAACGCGACAGGCGAGACGCAAACAACTCGAACATTCTTCATCCTTCGTTGACACCCCCAGTTCCCGATCGGCCCGTGCACGGCCGACATCCGTCTGGCCGTTAAGCCGCCCGATGTGGCGAGAAAAAGACGCGGCGGCAGCGAATAGCTGCGATGATTTTGTGTCGACGCTGCCGCGTTGCGGACAACAGCATTAACTGCGATCCTCGGATCACGGCTTCAAGAGAGGGAAACAGTTAATGCCCCACGCCACGACCAGGGACGATATCCGCATCTATTTCGAAGAGGCGGGTCAGGGAACGCCGATTATTTTTCTGCACGAGTTCGCGGCCGACTACACCAATTGGGAGCCGCAGATGCGTTACTTCTCGCGCGGCCATCGTTGCATCACCTATTCGGCACGCGGCTACACGCCGTCGGATGTGCCTGAAGGCGAGGTCTACAGCTATCAGCATTTCTACACCGACGCGCTCGCCGTGCTCGATCATCTCGGGATCGAGCGCGCGCATCTCGTCGGTCTCTCGATGGGCGCCTATTCGTCGCTCCAGATCGGATTGAACGCACCGCAGCGCGCGCTGTCGATGACGCTCGCCGGCGTCGGCTCCGGCTCGGAGCTCGAGACTCTCGACGCGTGGCGCAGGCAATGCCGCGCCAAT includes:
- a CDS encoding MOSC domain-containing protein, whose translation is MTASQTAEITGLYRYPIKGLTPEPLPRVPLRAGQTLPADRRYAIENGPSGFDPEQPQWKPKIQFLMLARNERLASLDSRFEDATNRLTIRKDGQIVASGDLETSAGRAALEDYFRENFQPELKGPPKILSGRDHSFSDVARKVVSIINIGSVRAIETMLGAAVHPLRFRGNLYVKGWPAWSELDLVGQTLAIGQARLKVVKRIVRCLAVNVDPETAVRDLEIPPTLSRNLGHMDCGIYAEVIADGEIGLGDAVAVEEPRLV
- a CDS encoding TIGR02594 family protein; translated protein: MFELFASRLSRCVVALAFFFAAVAAFSSPASARPHHRHSAERHAHVHHARYHHYRHHARSSRFERSAAQMQASGFADTQASYNPNANSGGMANSGMAASAGFGGGSGLVSEARRYVGGNPTGRGSLWCARFMNMVLEKTGHHGTGSDMANSFARYGTRVSGPQVGAIAVMSRGRRGGHVGIITGVDAQGNPIMISGNNGNRVREAPVSRGRIYAYVMPN